The region TGTGTGTTCTGTATTCGGTGTAGTTTACTTATGAACGGCTTGTTTCTCTCCTCTTTTCTCACTGTAGAATTTCTGTTGACATGCAACTCTTGTAAGAGATGTCCAGTGGTTTTTCGATCGGTTGGCCGTCCCAGCTTTACCTGTACTGTGCAAGAGTGTTGATCCTGCGGTGTCAGCGTGTAGATTGATTAAACCTggaaatatttaccttgccatcaGATGTGCTGTCAactttttttctttctaatctgCTCCATCTCTTGAGATGCTCTGTGTTCAGGTATTTTAGTGTCAGGTTAATCATTCTTACTTTCTTTTGCTCAATATTGGAATTTTGGATAGGCTCTCAGAGTCTCAGTCACAACAAATAAGTGTGTCTTGCTGTATACTGGGTATAACAATGTGTCTTCAGAAGGAGCCTGTTCCTTCGCGAGCAGCAGTTTTCATAGGGATGCAGGGCGGCGTCCCGCATAAGCCCGCAAAACAGGGAGTTGGTACTTCAGACTGAACTAGTACATCGCTAACAAAATGCTACTACAAAGTAACCTGATTTGTTTTGACTTCATAGCGGGGCGATTGGGCGCCGTTCTGCATCCCTAAGTTGCATCCCTAAGTTTTTAGCGGTGTCATGAACTGAAACCTGACTACAGAGTTCAAACTATGGGACCTGTTTCTTTGTCTTGGCTCATTTTTAAGGGAGAAAAATGGCCCTGGAGATGTTCAGTGCCTCTTGTCTGAAAATGCTGATCATATCATGTTTTAAGTCATTATGTAGAATTATGCAAGTAATGCTGGATGATCTTGTCATGTTCTGAAGTCTTTGATTGTAGTGCGAGACCCATGTATACCAAATCTCAGGCAGATAACACAAACTAAGAActgtcacacacacacaccaacgaAATGACAGGTTCCAATCCCTACTTACCGGTCAACATGAGACGTTCCATCAAAACACAAACACTTTTAAACGAGACATTTTCGGACATCAGCCTGACCATATATGTATAATGCATAATTTGTGTATGATACAGCATACAATATGTCATCGTACATTGGACGGACGGACATTACAGACTTACAGTCCTCCAGAGGGGAGGAGAAAACACCGGAGAAAAGAAAGAAGACTGTTTGTTTATATGCACGTCGGCAAACAATAACACCTCCCGTGATTTCACAGCCCAGAGCGCCTCAAAACGCTAATAACAACTAGGTGTAACAAAGCTCGTCGGGGCTGTAAAAAATCTGGAGGGGAAAAACCTTCCACGGTCGCGAAGTGGCACCTTTTCCAAACTTCAGCGCAGTTGAAACGACGGTAGGAGAACAGACTAGAGATCATACCCTGGTGGAACACCAGTAAAAAAACATATAAATGCATAAGGTAAGGCGTCAAAGTTTGATCACTGAACTCTTGCTTCAAATCTTTCTTTTTGTGAGGACGATTTTGGGGTTTGGAAGATGGCGAAAGTTGTTGATGTCAACTGCCAAGTTCATTTCTTTGGTTAAAGCTGGTTGAGGCTGCACCTGCAAGTTAAGAGTTTCCAAATTAATATTAGAAATTTAGAACACAAACTTACGAGGGGTCATACTCTGTAGCTCAAGAGAGTAAGATCCCATCTACTTAGTCAAAAGTTTCCCAGGCCTAAAAGAAATGACAACACTCTGAACATTTGGTtactgtgtttcatgatgctcgtaTGAATAAAGTTATGCAAGGCATTGCATGTTCTAAAAAAGAGCTGGTGTGAGCATAAAACAAGAAGGCAACCAGCACATGTACCATGGAATTAGGCACAACAGTTATCATAACAAACCTCGTAGTTGTGGAGAAGAGAGGAAACCAACATAGAGATCCCAAGAATTGTAAACTTCTGCCCAACACATGCTCGATTCCCAGAACCAAATGGAAGAAATGAGTCGGACTTATCATGCTCGGTGAAAAGCTTGATCCCATTTGAGCCTTTATGTGCTGCTAATATTCCTACAGTAAAATAAGAAAACTTAGTCAGCAAAGAAATAGGAGGAGTCTCATTTTTGCATAAAATAAATGAAATGGAAGCAATGTACATGGAACTATCCAGATATAGGTAAGCATGCATTCTCCAGAAGATTGGTGTGCTATGTTAATTCTCAGTATTTATGACCAGGTACTTGTGCTGAATAGAAACCTTCCTTGACATGAATGGAATTCTATTTGAAATATATGAAATGCAATACCCATCAATACATAACTTTTGCTGCTTAATTGCGCTATATTATAAGGAGGTGTGACCTAGACGTGGAAGTAAAATGAGGGAGGAAGGGAGAAACCTCCAAGATCGATGTCCTTCTGGAGAAAACGACTAGGATTGAACTGGCAAGCATCATTTCCCCATATGGAAGCATCCATCTGCACGAGATGCAGAGGAACAACCAATATCGCTCCAGCTGGTACAGTGATGCTAGATTTGAGAGTCAAATCTGCAACCAAATCAAAGGGAGATCAATAACATAGCAAACACATACTAGGAATAAGTAACACTTGATCTCTCTTGCCGCTAGATGTGCGAATGAAATTCAGGATAAAGGCATAATTTCAACATAAGGAACATGTAAACAATTTTAAAAATGAATGATAAGACCATGTAATCATACAAGTAACAAGCTCTAAAGCTCAGTGTTGCTGAAGATTTTTCTTTCTTAAGAAGCATGTGTACCATGTTGCATAGAACATCGCTGGAGAAGAGGTCCAGCAGGCAAAAGGCGAGCAGATTCACAAACAGTGGCAAGTACAAATTGCATCTTAAGCACATCGTCCGTCACCAGCTCAGATGATTCAGTGTGAACAGCAACAATATCTGCGTATAGCTGTCCAAAGAAGCAGCAACTGTAAGTCAAAGTCAAACGGTATAAACTCAAACACGCACCGACAAAAACATTTTAGTTGATGTGGAGATGGAGTAAAGGTCACTTCACCCAAGTCAGACAAACTAGAGAAACATTTATTATGCACATGACATATAACCCTGAGACTACCAAGATTTCAAAATAATATACAGTGGGCTAGAAGCAATGAATAAAAATGAAAAGTAATGGGGGGCTATGAAACTTATGTAACCATGTGACCTGTTTAGAACATATATGTTCGTTTCACCGTACCAACAAGAAGGCGGTAAGAAGCAGCAGTGTTAACATCAGACAAAGAGCAACCAGGACAACTTGCAACAGAGAAATAAAAATATGTACCTGGTCTTTCAGCTTTGGACACAAGACAAGTCTCGTCAAAATGTTGCAGAGCAAGTTAGCAGATGTGGAAATTCCATGCAGCATCAAACCCACGATATTCCCACATATTTCTTCTTCTGAACTGAGAGGCCCTTGTACAGCCCCATCGAAACCACGACGTGATATCATCCCATCTAGCAGAGAAGTACATCTAACTGGATCTTTTACCACCCCTTCACTTATCTTACAGGAGCTGAGATTGTTATGTCTAAGTGCACCATTTTGGTCTATGGATTTTCTGATGATGCTCTCTGTTAAGATCTTCAGCTTAGCGCATAGGGTCCGGTACCTCCTATAACCAGGTTTCCAAAATGGGGGAACCGCATACGAAGCCCAGAAGCAGCCGTCCTTTGCAACAACCATCAGAAGCTCCTCATATGCTGCAGCATCAGACCAATCAAACAAGACATCACCAAAAAGAGCTGCACCGATGATGTTAAATGCCATGTGTTGGGAAAAAGATCTGCAGTCCAGAGAATCCATGTCCTTAGTAGAGTCAGTTCTATGGAGAACAGCTTCAATGATCTTGAAAGAACTTTCACTGGCAGCGACGTTAAGTTTTTCATTCAAGAATATGTTCAGTGATTCCCTGGTACTTTTGACCTGAAAAGAAGGACAAGAGCATCAAAAGAAGTAAACACAAGATCAAAGCAATAATGATATGTACCATCTACCAATTATAACTAGCATAGTAACACATATGGCAAGACAAAAGAAAGCGTAATACTACAAATATCCACATCAACAACATACCTTTTCAAATGAGGAAATGAATAGGCCAAGTCTTCCACAAGCTAAATTATATGTCCTCCCAGTCAGTGGTAACTTATCTTCAGCTTTTGTTAGCATCTCTTTGATTAGGGAAGCATCTTTAACTGAGACAAGTAGTTGAGATGGTCCTGACCACAATCGAACAATTGGTCCAAAACTGCCATGCAATTTTGATAGATAGCCTGTAAATAAAGCAAGT is a window of Triticum dicoccoides isolate Atlit2015 ecotype Zavitan chromosome 2B, WEW_v2.0, whole genome shotgun sequence DNA encoding:
- the LOC119362741 gene encoding 11-oxo-beta-amyrin 30-oxidase-like; the encoded protein is MAPSCGAAVPYTLLGALLSGGGSYAPSWPACGGRAFLRDYARRGTNAMLWLGLLAVTWVLLRRIAALLRLWALGSRLPGPPALLADPGLAAVCRAGGDITGYLSKLHGSFGPIVRLWSGPSQLLVSVKDASLIKEMLTKAEDKLPLTGRTYNLACGRLGLFISSFEKVKSTRESLNIFLNEKLNVAASESSFKIIEAVLHRTDSTKDMDSLDCRSFSQHMAFNIIGAALFGDVLFDWSDAAAYEELLMVVAKDGCFWASYAVPPFWKPGYRRYRTLCAKLKILTESIIRKSIDQNGALRHNNLSSCKISEGVVKDPVRCTSLLDGMISRRGFDGAVQGPLSSEEEICGNIVGLMLHGISTSANLLCNILTRLVLCPKLKDQLYADIVAVHTESSELVTDDVLKMQFVLATVCESARLLPAGPLLQRCSMQHDLTLKSSITVPAGAILVVPLHLVQMDASIWGNDACQFNPSRFLQKDIDLGGILAAHKGSNGIKLFTEHDKSDSFLPFGSGNRACVGQKFTILGISMLVSSLLHNYEVQPQPALTKEMNLAVDINNFRHLPNPKIVLTKRKI